The genomic window AACCAATAATAAATTAACGGCTCAAAGGACAGATACAGGTTTGTACTATATTATCAACGAGGCTGGAGATGGAACCCAACCCAACTCTTCTTCGACTGTAACAGTTGCCTACAAAGGAACTTTTATCAATGGTCAAATATTTGATCAAAGCACCAATGCTGGAATCACAATTAGCCTAAACAATGTAATAAAAGGCTGGAAAGAAGGAATTCCTCTCTTTAAAACTGGCGGAAGCGGTCTGCTTTTGATACCATCTCATTTAGGTTACGGTAGCTATGATTACAAAAGTATTCCGGGAGGTTCAGTACTTATTTTTGAAATTAAATTAATCGAAGTCAAACCAAACTAATACGTACTACTAATAGCAAACCCTCAACAAATTTATTTTTTGTTGAGGGTTTCTTTTATTTCGAAAACCTAAAACTACCAAGCAATAGGATAGTAATCTTTCAGGAATTTTCCAGACCAATGCTTGCCTGTGTTGATTCCGTCAAACAAAGGATCCATTACACGTGCTGCTCCATCTACAATATCCAAAGGCGGTTGAAAATCTTGTTCTTCTTGTTTCTTTTTGGCTAATTCGGCTGGATCTTCATCAGTTACCCAACCTGTATCCACGGCATTCATAAAAATACCATCT from Flavobacterium eburneipallidum includes these protein-coding regions:
- a CDS encoding FKBP-type peptidyl-prolyl cis-trans isomerase, whose protein sequence is MKHLLAALLVLTLFASCSKESELGPPIDYTVQNEKDINEFLTNNKLTAQRTDTGLYYIINEAGDGTQPNSSSTVTVAYKGTFINGQIFDQSTNAGITISLNNVIKGWKEGIPLFKTGGSGLLLIPSHLGYGSYDYKSIPGGSVLIFEIKLIEVKPN